In the Diospyros lotus cultivar Yz01 chromosome 13, ASM1463336v1, whole genome shotgun sequence genome, tttttataaaattgaaatcagtTAGGAAATATAAGAATTCAAATTTGGACAATTATTATgctccaattttaattttatcattttaatgtgattgttaaaatatatcTATTCTAAATATTGGGTtgaccttttctttttcttagatgtttgtatttttatttcttctcctcTTGATTGTAACTCATTAAGTATTTTCTATTCAtgacaattatttatttaaaaaattttttgaattttattatctaatttggTAGCAACTGATTTGGAAATAATATTTCATTACCAGGGTCtttgaaaatgtataaaatgtaTCAAAAACGTATTTCAATGGCTGAGattaattttatacattttcaatGGCTAAGATTACCTTCGTATTCCCATCTAGCATTTCAATCCCTCTTTATCTTTCTCCCTTTCTCCCcaccttcctctctctctctctctctctccctccctttctctgtctaccctctctatctctctctttctctttgttcttcttcctctcttagCTTTTGTCTTCATCAGAGCTTACTTCAGCTATTGAAACAAAAACAAGTAAGCTCTCTATATTtagggttttttattttttcttatgtcTCATtgttcgcatatatatatacaggcacatatatatacatatgcacatatatatacacaacccTCTTGCTCTCATCACGACTGGCGACTAATAATCGCCATCGCCCCCAAACACATAGgcgtgcacacacacacacacatatatatatatacactcacacgaTCAACGGTGATGGAGTTCGTGGAACCCCTGACCCACGGACCCCCGATCAGCCATTGTCGGGGGCCCTTGAAGCCCCCAACCAACGGCGGTTGGGCACTCTCcaaaacttttttaaatttttatttttttttaaatttaatatacaatttttttaatttcttaaaaaaatagtgtaagttttaatttctttaaaaaagaggttttgacatttaaaatttgCTATATTTagtgtaaaactttattcaaataatcgATTGAATCGGTCATCTTCTCTATTAAGGAGTAAGACATGGCCACCATTCATGAAGTCACTACCTTCCTACGAGTCACTGACAATGAGTCATCTTTGGCTGCTCAAATCTCTAACAACACAAGACCAACATTTTtgtttatacaaaaaatatagttAAATTTCTCCAATCCAAAAATTTTTTACataatgaaatttttgtaaaaataaggCAAATGTAGTGACCCAATGTTGGGACTCCGGAATGATTTTACATGCCTTGATGTTAAtctgattttaaaaataaggcAAATGTAATGTTATGAAATTTAATGGATTGGAATGTTGATGTTAGATATAAGTTGCTTGGGTATTATGTGTAAGTGGTGTGGGTGTGATCAAGTgtataagaaagaaaatgatagtGTTTAACCTAAGGCATCCGAATGAGGCTTGAGCTATTCGGATGTGTTGGATGCTTGGCCACATTCGGATGAGTCATCATGCATTCGGATGGCTTGGAGAAGCATTCGGATGGAAAGGTCACACattcggatgtcactcacatggGTTTCTCACCCTTTATGTCTAACATTCAGCTGGGGCATGGAACACATTCGGATGTCACTCTCatgctttctcttcttttctctcatgCATTCGAATGTGAGCACTATagcatttaatatttaataatgatatcaacgtatgaagcttaattcaaaatttaatatttttatctttaattagatgttgaatctttgatacttaaaaaaatatgaaattggttaatctatcatattgagttacttaaaaatgcagatattcaaaaagaattcattaattcatattattacaatgaaatctttttttaatttaaataatataaaaatcaaagagttccCCGACCACTTACGGTCAGGAACTCAAAGTTCTCAGACCCCGAATCGGGGTTCCCCTGTTGATGGCCACGGccatgtgtgtttgtgtgtgtgtatatatatatatatgtgtgtgtgtgtgtgttcgtgtgtatatatatatgtgtgtgtttatatacacatatatgtatacgtaattataattgttatatacATGTGTTTTGACATATTATTATAAagatgtatatgtatatgtatatagggTTTTGacataattgtatatatatacatgtgtttCTCTTATTTGTCTCTTTATagattattatgttttattttttttataattgatttGTTGGGGAGCTAtctaaaaaaaaagtgaaagttTAAATACtttgaaagtatttatttggaactatttaaaaagaaaggaatgatGATTTGTTGTGGAGCTATCCAAAAAATTAGTCTGAGAGGGAAGTGACTGTTTGTTTGGagctatttaaaaagaaagtgagGGTGATTTGTCTACCATCTTTctgcaacaaaaaaattaaactcacactcaaaaaaatgtatttaacatTTTGTAccattcaaatataatatatttccTGTGTGATTCTAAAAAGAAATGgactatttttttcatataatttcttttgaataTCTAAAGTTTctaattaaaggaaaaatttcataaacttggcattttaacatttatgtGTAATACGaatggtatgtattgtttgatatttataggttggtatgtattgtttgatatttaatttttaatttaatttattcatattatagAGCATTTTCTAatatgctttattatatagatttagtaattttttttgttttattataaaacgttaacaaatatacaataactttaatttctattttttgtttagtatttataattttttttttacctgctcttatattttaatttgcttattgtgtttccatattgtacttgttggtttcaccatgtcaattaagtgatggaacacaactatatcaattatcttcattcaccaccatctcatgaaacttctccatatgaatgatattgaaatttcatttcatcattacttcgTCAGGGGATGTTATCCATTGCCGGTCCTAAGTCCGGATAAAgaaggagggttgtgttaggtaacTGATAACCAGCATAAAAGCTAGTCAGATctaaatatgaattctagacaaactatttGTTGGGACGTACCCatatagaagtctagaattcatgtagccggcCCCACATATTGGGATGAACGCTAGATAtgttgttatattttgatttgtaatattgatgaacattataaatcttatatgtttgtttcttatttgagttttgtaaagcgtttaatacaaataaaattattaccaagttctttataaattttaacacaatatgtataaattataatcatattttaatcttaatattatttataccgtgTCTTTAGACACGAGTACACGCTATTCATTGTATATATAAGAATGCTAAATGATTTCATGTAAACTTATTGAAGagaaaattatgttaagaaTTACTAATAGGAAGAAGATTCATGTTTTTATTCGTAATTGTAAATTTTAAGTCACTTCACCCACAAAAGCCCTTTCAAGTTTCAACGTAATGAAATTCCCCATTGGCAGCACCCATCCAATTTTATTTAGACTATGATTCCATCGTACCATAAAAATTCTCAAATACTTTTCCACACGACAAACCCCCGGATGGTGAAAGCCAGGCCACAGATTAGGCGCCCCTATTTCCCCGCCATTTGAAAAAGCCATCTTCcggcggagagagagagagagagcgatggATCAACCAAGCGTGTTTGTCCAGTCCGTTGTCTGACCTCTACGTTTCGAGTCTCTGTTTTCTGGTGAACAACTCTTCCCTTTTACTTTTCTGTTCTTAACATCAAGCCATTCGTGCAGCCCTATAtattctcccttttttttttttttttctctttgtttttttaggTCTTAATTGGTTTCTGGGTGGAATTTGCATTCATATTCATCTGGGTTTGCATTCTTTCCTTGCTGGAGTGGTTGTTTCGAaactctttttttaaaaaaaaaaaaaatcatttggaCTTGCATTCTTTCAAATTGCATAATTTCTATCTCAGACCTGGATCTTTTCTTATTCTTCGGTCTTGATGTTGTTTCTGGGGCCGGTCAATGCAGAGATAGAATGTGGTTGGATTCAGGAGGGTATTGTTGAAAGATCCATTGCCTCCATTCGACATTTATGATATTCGTTTTTGCATTTTGAGATGAAATTGATCTTGATGTTCTCCCTGTCTCTCAGAGATTATTGAAATTGCTGGTTCTGTTCATGTGAAGTGTGATTTCTGTAAAGTTGAATTGTATTTGTTCCCCACCTCCTCTCCATGTTCATTTCACGTTGAGTTTGTAATTAGTATATAAAGTGCGGTGGTTCAATGTATCTTATGCCCAGCAACAGAATTTCATATATGTTTTGCCCCAAATAGCAGTGATTTTGGATTAGTAGTGCAATGGCTGAGAGACGTGCATCGAAGAAGTCCTCCATTTGTTTGTTTTCCATTTCATCCATCTTGTTCATATTATCTTGGCTGTTTGTGTTGCGTTCTGCGGGCCATCCTTACTTTGTTAACCGTAGGTTGTTACCCAATCCTGAGCTTAAATTTAAGAACCCATCAGTTCGAACTAACCAAGTCATTCTCAAGAAAGAAGTAGCAGTAACTGGAGAAAACAATATGGTAAAATGCCATCCCAACAATGGAGTTCTTAAGGTTTTCATGTATGATTTACCCCCAGAGTTCCATTTTGAGCTCTTAGATTGGAAGCCTGAGGGGAAAGGTGTTTGGCCTGATATCAGAACCAAAATCCCTTTATATCCCGGTGGGTTAAACTTGCAACACAGCATAGAGTATTGGCTTACCTTGGATCTCCTGTTGTCTGAGTTCACTGGCCATACCAATGCTCGTAGTGCAGTAAGAATCCACAATTCGAGTGAAGCTGATGTTATATTtgtccctttcttttcttctttatgctATAACCGATACGCTAGGGTGAAGGGCCCACAGAAAAATGTTAACAAGTTGCTACAAGAGAAGTTAGTTAGTTTTTTGACAACTCAAGTGGAATGGAAGAGGTCAGGGGGACGGGATCATATTGTTCTAGCTCATCACCCAAATAGCCTCTTAGATGCGAGAACAAAGCTTTGGCCAGCAACGTTCATTGTTTCAGATTTTGGAAGGTATCCTCCAAATGTAGCTAATGTTGATAAAGATGTGATTGCACCTTACAAGCATCTCATCAAAACCTTTGATAGCGATTCATCTGGTTTTGATAGCCGTCCAACTTTGCTCTACTTCCAAGGAGCCATATACAGAAAAGATGTATGTACCCTTCTTAATTTCTGTCTCAGT is a window encoding:
- the LOC127787934 gene encoding probable arabinosyltransferase ARAD1, with product MAERRASKKSSICLFSISSILFILSWLFVLRSAGHPYFVNRRLLPNPELKFKNPSVRTNQVILKKEVAVTGENNMVKCHPNNGVLKVFMYDLPPEFHFELLDWKPEGKGVWPDIRTKIPLYPGGLNLQHSIEYWLTLDLLLSEFTGHTNARSAVRIHNSSEADVIFVPFFSSLCYNRYARVKGPQKNVNKLLQEKLVSFLTTQVEWKRSGGRDHIVLAHHPNSLLDARTKLWPATFIVSDFGRYPPNVANVDKDVIAPYKHLIKTFDSDSSGFDSRPTLLYFQGAIYRKDGGFARQELFYLLKDEKDVHFSFGSVQRGGIHKATEGMHASKFCLNVAGDTPSSNRLFDAIASHCVPVIISDDIELPYEDVLDYSEFCIFIRTSDAIKDKFLINLIRSIGKEKWTRMWTRLKEVENFFEFHFPSKEGDAVQMIWQAVARKVPAIRMKIHKSRRFSRYDPPRYRGPRSIHLPINFTEFWKKNVYVCKQGMEERRKRRAIVIAFRYSFIFC